Genomic window (Fibrobacter sp. UWH6):
TAAGGTGGGTGATGCCATCTAGTTTCTGGGATTAAGCAAAACACTTGCTGTTTTGCGTTGTTGAGTTGTTGGTTAGGAGACCACAAGAAAGGCGACGCGGCCTGGGGGTTGCGTCGCTTTTCTTATTCCCTTGTCATTCTCTTTTTTGGGGATGCTCCACGGTAAAGTCTAAAATTCCCGATTGATCCTTCGGTAATTCGCCTTGATTTTTTTTACGCCCTTTATAAAATTTGTAGTTATATTGCACGTTGGTAGATTAGGAGGTTTTATTCGGATGAAAAAGAGATTTCTTGCACTATCGTTTGTATCGGCTCTGCTATTGGGCTGCACTTACGCTGATTCTTACACGGTTAATCAAAAGGAATTGGAAAACGAGGTTGCCCTGACCGACTTGGAGGGGGTCGTTTTTTCGTTCAGCTGCGACAACGGTTCTTCTAAATGCGGCCTTTCCTTTGACAGTTTCGCAACAAATACAATACAGACCTCATCAAGTCCCAATGGGAATCATTACACTGTAAACGAAAGCAGGTTTTCGAAAGCCTCTATCCTTAGCCTTCAGTTGACAGAAGAGGGGAAGGAGCCTAAGCCATTGATTGCCTATTCAAATTCCATAAAGAATTACATTAAGGGCGATGACTTTATTCCGACCATGGGTAATTTGGAACATCCAAACGACAAGATCAGTTTTAGTGGTTACTACTTAGATGACAATTGGGTGGAAAACGATACGACAGTCCTTATAGGAAATGTCATTTACGGCGATTCAAAGAACAGGGCTCGATTCAAGATTACAGATTCAAAGGGTCACTATGTATCCTTGGCTGTTGACATGATCTTGAAACAGATAGTCAGTAGTGAAGCAAATTTCGAAAACAGGGATTATTATAATCGAGAAATTCCGTTTTTCACTTTAAAAGAATATAGGAGGTAATCATGAAGATTAGAATTACTCTCCTGGCCTTGCTCTTGAGCGTTACGATGTCGATGGCAAAATCCTTTGATAATTTTTCCGTGGGAATCATGTCTGGATTGTCATTCAACATGCTTTCCGGATTGCCAAGCGATTTTGATGAAGGCAGTGGTGCAGGCACGTCCTTGATTGCAGCAAGATTTGCAATTCCGATTTTCTCATCATATTCACCAAACGGATACTCATTGACCTTTGTTCCTGAAATCGCTCTCGATGTAAATGGGTATACCGTAAAGTTTAAATATCTTGATCAAGATGCCGAGGAAGAACTGACTCTAGTTTCTCTGCGCTTGGGAATGTTATTCGACGTTTTTTTTGATAACCACATGTTCCTAACTCTTGGACCTGACGTCAAGCTGACTAGCTTTGACGAACGCGTGACAATCGCGGATGAGGAATTTAAACCGAAATCAAATCCGTCCAGTCAAATGTTGGTTGATGGCACCATCGGTTTTGGCTATAAATTTCAAAGAATTGATTTTGGCATACGATACAGTATCGGAATAATGGAAATTTTTAAAAATACGGGTTTTCATGAGCACATTTTCCAAGGATACATCACATACTGGTTTATGCAATAAAAAAAAATTCTCACTTCCGTGAGGCCTTTTTATTAGTCCTTTAGGGATTACAATCATAGGAAACCGACGGCTCCTGCTCCTGTTGTAGAGGTGGCTCCGCCTCCTCCGCCTAAGCCATCTATCGAGTCGGACCGTGTTGTGCTTCGATACGCCGGCGGTACATTAGAAAATAGGTAGCTATAGTACTCAATAGTACTTTTTTTCTTGCAGTTGAATTTTTTTGTTGCATGTTCGTAAACTTTTTTATAAATTTGGCGTCGGTAAAAGGGGCGTGACGTAAGTCACATTTGGGTTTAGGAGGATTGATCTTGCGGTTAGAGCATTTGGCTCGCCCAAGTATACTTTCCTAAAAGTGTGGTGTTTGTATGGATTTGGCATGCCTTGCAGGGACGCCTGTTTGTTGTGTTTAGAGTTTGAAGGTTAGAAAGAGTTGTTGGTTAGGAGACCACAAAGAGCGGCGTAGCTTTCGGGCTGCGTCGTCTTTTTTTCCCTTATTCTTACGTTCTGAATTTTATTTTAAATAGAAGTGGCTATATTGGATGCACTGGGTATGAGATACACAATTATGGGTTGTTATTAAAAATGCTTTTTTTACATTTTTCTTTCTAATTAGTTTTTATCTTGTTTATGCATCACCAGACTATGACGCTGATTATGCCTTGCCTGGCAATTATGTTGAATATGCGTCAAAAGTGTCTGGCTCCAAATGTAACGTAAGTTTTAAAAGTCCTCTGAAGAAAGTTGTTTTAGATAGCACAATATATCGTTGTAATCAAAAATTTGAAATTTATTTTGAAGGAGGAAATGTTTTTTTTTGCAGCGCTGCTATAAAAAACGAGCGTACAAAGGATGCAAAGTACGCTGAAGCTAAAGTTTGTAAAATTAATTTCTAGCAAAAGAAAATAAGTGCTTTGAAATTTACAGAAACGATTGCTAGTGATTCTTTGTCAGAAGAATTATTTTTCAATTTAGCATTAAATGGTCTTTTTTCTTTTTATAAAGACGAAGAGCCCGTTCCATTCGTATATTATGTGAAGTATTATCTTTGGTGTAATGATGATGATGGAGGTCAGTCTGGGGATTTGATTTTTCAAAGAAAAGATTTTTGGCTCTTTTTGAGACGAACAAAACTTATTTGGATGTAAAAAAAGTGGACTATGGCGTGATTTGATAAGAGGGTGAAACCTCTATTGAAAATTCAACAGGTCCAACGCGTTTCTTTAAAAATGTTATATTAGAGACATGGCATTAAAGAGATTTCCAATCGGCGTGCAGGATTTTGTTCAAGTCCGCAATAACGGATACTATTACGTAGATAAGACTGATCTTGTCTATAACTTGACGCATACAAGCCAATATTATTTCCTCAGCCGTCCCCGCCGTTTTGGAAAGTCGCTTTTGATTAGCACCTTGCAATACTATTTCGAGGGTCGTAAGGAACTGTTTACCGGCCTTGCCATGGAACGTTTGGAGACCGAGTGGAAAAAGTATCCGGTCATTCGCCTGGATTTGAGTACGGTAAAGAACTTGGAAGCAGAAACTTTCGCCTCCAATATGAACGAAATTCTAGCGGCAAATGAAGAAAAATATGGCATAAACAATGATAGTTCTAACCAGGCTTGGGGAAGTCGTCTTTCTTCTTTGATTCGTGCAGCCAATGCGCAGACCGGTGAACAGGTTGTTGTTCTTGTCGACGAATACGACGCCCCGGTTCTCGAGGCTATGGGTGATGCTGCTTTGCAGGAAAAGGTTCGCAACCGTATGCGTGACCTTTACGCCCCGCTCAAGGCGCTTGGTGGCATTTTGCGTTTTGTATTCCTTACGGGTATCAGCAAGTTCAGCCAGCTCAGCATCTTCAGCGAGTTGAATAACCTGAACGTCATTACCATGGATGACGAGTATGCAGCCATCTGTGGCATCACCAAAGAAGAACTGCTGACCCAGATGCAGCCCGAAATCCAAGCTCTAGCAGACAAGCAAGGCATGACCTACAACGAAGCAGTTGCTGCCCTGCAGCGCCAGTACGATGGCTACCATTTCTGCGAAAACTCTCCGGATATCTACAATCCCTTTAGCTTGATAAATTCCTTGAGCAAGCTGAATCTAGCGAACTACTGGTTTGCTTCCGGTACGCCAACGGTTCTTACAAAAGCCATGGCCCGTTACAAGCTAAGCCCCGAGGAATACGACCGAGGTTTTGATGTCAAGCAGAGTTCTTTCGATGCCCCCACGGAAACTGCGGAAACGCCGATTCCCATTCTTTATCAGAGTGGATACCTGACCATCAAGGGCTACGACAAGAATGCGGTTCGCCCATATAAGTTACAGTTCCCCAATGATGAGGTCCGCGAAGGCTTGCTGGATCTTCTGACGTGCACCTATACGTCTAAAAATGGCGACGATACTTCCGAATTTCTGGATCATTTCATCACGGCGATGAAGGCTGGCAACCTGGAAACCGCACTTACCGAAATGCGTGCGTTCATGGCGAGCATTCCCTACGATATTGAGAAACAGAACGAACTCCACTACAGGACTATTTTTTACCTGATTTTCAGAATTGCCTCGCCCTACCTGGTGCGTAGCGAAGAGCGAACCGCTGCAGGCCGTGCCGACGCCGTGGTAGAAACCGCCGACAGCGTCTACGTTTTCGAGTTCAAACTGGACAAGAACGGCACCGTCGATGACGCCCTAAAACAGATCGACGATAAAGGCTACCTGCTTCCATATTCCGTGGTGAACAAAGCCGACGGAACGCTGAAGAGCTTGTACAAGATTGGAGCCGCCTTCGATACCGAAAAACGCACCATCGGCGAATGGAAAATCCAGAAATGCTAAGATTTGTGCTGCAACCTACGCGTAGTTGCAGTAGGGGCGATAGCCTTATGCTGACCATGGCCTACGACGGTTCCGGCAGGCGCGTGTCCAAGACCCGCTACAGCAAGGCTTGCGTTTCCGACGAGGCCGATGGCGTGTATGCCGCTGACTGGGAACGGGAACTCGTCACACACTACACAGGCATCGGCACCGAAGTTCGTGAAAACTATCGTGACGGCAGCCTCCAAAATGCCCGCGTGGTCGTAAATATGCCCCAGGGCCTGGGCCGCTACATGCCCGAGGACGCCTCGGCACCAGTGGTGCCATCGACGACTCTCGACGAAAATGGAAAGCCGACCGACTGGAGCGTATTCAATCCTAAATTCGAATGGTATCTCAAGAACCACCTTGGTTCCACCATGCTGGTGTACGGCACCCAGAGTACCTCAAACGCAGACGTTGCTGACCTCGGTGAAGTGAAGAAAGCTTATGACTACCGCTCCTTCGGCGAACAGATTGATCTGATCGC
Coding sequences:
- a CDS encoding outer membrane beta-barrel protein, encoding MKIRITLLALLLSVTMSMAKSFDNFSVGIMSGLSFNMLSGLPSDFDEGSGAGTSLIAARFAIPIFSSYSPNGYSLTFVPEIALDVNGYTVKFKYLDQDAEEELTLVSLRLGMLFDVFFDNHMFLTLGPDVKLTSFDERVTIADEEFKPKSNPSSQMLVDGTIGFGYKFQRIDFGIRYSIGIMEIFKNTGFHEHIFQGYITYWFMQ
- a CDS encoding ATP-binding protein, which produces MALKRFPIGVQDFVQVRNNGYYYVDKTDLVYNLTHTSQYYFLSRPRRFGKSLLISTLQYYFEGRKELFTGLAMERLETEWKKYPVIRLDLSTVKNLEAETFASNMNEILAANEEKYGINNDSSNQAWGSRLSSLIRAANAQTGEQVVVLVDEYDAPVLEAMGDAALQEKVRNRMRDLYAPLKALGGILRFVFLTGISKFSQLSIFSELNNLNVITMDDEYAAICGITKEELLTQMQPEIQALADKQGMTYNEAVAALQRQYDGYHFCENSPDIYNPFSLINSLSKLNLANYWFASGTPTVLTKAMARYKLSPEEYDRGFDVKQSSFDAPTETAETPIPILYQSGYLTIKGYDKNAVRPYKLQFPNDEVREGLLDLLTCTYTSKNGDDTSEFLDHFITAMKAGNLETALTEMRAFMASIPYDIEKQNELHYRTIFYLIFRIASPYLVRSEERTAAGRADAVVETADSVYVFEFKLDKNGTVDDALKQIDDKGYLLPYSVVNKADGTLKSLYKIGAAFDTEKRTIGEWKIQKC